One Mya arenaria isolate MELC-2E11 chromosome 7, ASM2691426v1 genomic window carries:
- the LOC128241684 gene encoding uncharacterized protein LOC128241684 encodes MDHLTRYAGLIIGLCLLQIILGQRNSIDFGVGRGRGGGIRGDIDWTRRGRRGSRSRIGGSLDSNGNWGISAGFSWRRRRALRFDQDTESFHVKLMADPCEFDFYDQDKDGSISTVEMWSVFGNTTEAHMLFYALNKGIVDDTISKDEFVTLAPILIDDCFQNRFNSARNGQ; translated from the exons ATGGATCATTTAACAAGATACGCTGGCCTGATAATTGGCCTCTGTCTTTTGCAAATTATCCTGGGTCAGAGGAATTCAATTGACTTTGGAGTGGGTCGCGGCAGAGGTGGTGGTATAAGAGGTGATATTGACTGGACCAG GCGTGGTCGTCGTGGATCAAGATCAAGAATCGGAGGCAGCTTGGACAGCAATGGAAATTGGGGGATTAGTGCAGGGTTCTCGTGGAGACGCCGGAGGGCTTTGAGG TTTGATCAGGATACTGAAAGCTTTCATGTAAAGCTTATGGCTGATCCCTGCGAGTTTGACTTCTACGATCAAGATAAAGATGGCAGCATTTCAACCGTTGAGATGTGGTCGGTATTTGGAAATACCACCGAGGCTCACATGCTCTTTTATGCTTTGAACAAAGGAATAG ttgACGATACAATTAGCAAAGACGAGTTTGTTACTCTTGCTCCGATCCTGATCGACGACTGCTTCCAGAATAGGTTTAACAGTGCAAGGAATGGACAATAA